The window GGTCGAGCGTGGCCGCACCGATCTCCGGCGGGGCTGCTCATAGCTGTGCCGCGGGTCCTCCTCGCGCTGCCCGTCCAGCGCCGGTCTCCCACCGGCGGCTTGCAGGCCGGATGGGGTCAGGACGGCTCGTCCATCACGGCCAGGCTCCAGCACCATCCGGCCAGTTCGCGGGCGACGGCCACGGCGGCGATGGTGGGCCGCTTGTCGCGGGCGTCGAATCGCTTCCACCGCTGGTTAAGGCGCCGGTTGCCGCGCTCGGCCCGGTCCCGGACGGCGGGCGGCTGACCGGCCTGGCGGCGCATCAGCTCGCGGCCCAGACGGTACCGCTTGCGGTGGTGCCAGGACGCCTCCACCAGCAGCCGGCGGGCGTGGCTGTTGCCGGTCTTGGTGATCGGGCCCTGCGCCCGGCGCTGGCCGCTGGAGGCTTCCGAGGGCACCAGTCCCAGATAGGAGCCGATGGTGGCGCCGGTGAACCGGTGCCAGTCGCCGACCTCGACGGCCAGACCGAAGGCGGTCAGTGTGCTGACGCCGCGCAGGCACCCCAGCCGCCCCACCACCGGCGCAAACGGCGAGACGGCGGCCATCTGCTCGATGGCCCCGTCCAGCCGCCCGCGGCGGGCATGCGTGTTCAGCACGGCGTCGAAGGCTTCGTCGAAAGCCAGCTGCACGCCGAGCCGGTCGAAGGAGAGCGAGCGCAGCCAGCACTCGTGCTCCTGCGTCCAGGCCGAGCCCTGCCACACCAGGCCGTGGCGCAGCAGTAACTTGGAGAGCCGGTGGCGGGCCCGCATCAGATCTCCGCGCACGTCCTCGCGGGCCCGCACAAGATCCCGCGCGGCTTCCTCCGCCTCGGTGGGCACCCGCACGGCCGGGAGTTCCCCGATCCGCAGCAGCCTCGCCAGCCGCTCGGCATCCCTCCGGTCGGTCTTGACCCGGTCACCCGGCGGCCGTTCGACCTTCGACGGTGCGACCACCACGCACCGCACGCCCGCCGCCAGCAACGCCCTGGCCAGGCCGAACCCGGTCGGCCCGGCCTCATACGCTGCCGCCACCGGACCCGGCAGCGACGCCGCCCAGGCCACCACCGCGTCCGTTTCCGGCGCCAGCCGCAGCGACCGGATCTCCCCGGATACTCCATCGATCGCGGCCCCGACGACGGAACGGGCGTGAACATCCAGCCCGGCATACGTACGCTCGAACATGACCGGCACCTCCCGCAATTGCGGCTCTACCGCCACTCAGAGTGGCGGCAACCCGCGCCAACTTGCGAGCGAGGCGCCGGTTCTCCATACGGTCTAGGGCGGCGTTCAGCGGCCCCATCGGGGCGACTCCAACTGGACCCAGTTCGTGGGCGAATGGCGAAGATCAGGCGGCGTGTGGCGGGCACCGGAGGGCGGATTGCCTTGGGACCACCGGGGCGGCACGGTGTGGACCGTGATGATGGTCATGCGCGGGTTTCGGCATGATGGCCGTCGTGACGGATCGAACATCCTTGGAGTCTGAACTCGCGTTGTTCATGGGCGAGTACGAGTTGGCCAACAACAGCCATGACATCGAGCGCGTCGTGCCGTTCATTGCCGAGGACGCCACGTACTGGTTCTCGGACGGCTCGTATCGGGGCATCGGGGAGATCCGGTCCGCGATCGAGAAGACGTTCGCGAAGATCCTCGACGAGGTGTATGAAGTCCGGGATCTGGAGTGGCCTGTACTCACAACCGATGTCGCGGTGTGCCGTTATCGGTTTGCCTGGACCGGCGTCGTCGATGGTGCCTTGCGGTCTGGCCAGGGGCGGGGCACCAACCTCATCGTGCGGCAGGATGGCGGGTGGAAGATGCTGCATGAGCATCTGAGCTCCTGATCCCTCAGGCGGTCGGCTATGTCGTCCCGTTGGTCTTGATCGCTTTGGTGCGGGCCAGGCGGGGCAGCCCAAGCTGACGGGCCGCCAGCAGGCCCATCTGGTCGAGCAGCACGCCACCGGCGAGCACTCCATCGCCGACCCCGCCGAGTTGTCTGTGTGTCGAGGGCGACGGTGTACCGCGTTCTGGAGCGGGCCCGATCTTCCAGCGACGTGCATAGCTGACGCGTTACCGTAGCGACCGTTCAATCACCTGGCAGCGGGGCCTCCCACGGCTCGGCGATCCATCCATTCGGCTCCCACCCGTACCGTCTCAGCCTTCTCGCCTCGTCCACGCGCCCGGCCGCGTGCAGCAGATCGGTGGCCAGGGTCAGGGAGCCAGTGTTACCAGCTTCAGCATGGGTTCTCAGTCGCTCCAGGGCCTCGGCTATCCGTGTGGGCCTCTGCAGCAGCCAGGCGTAGTCGTCCCTCAGCATTAGGGGAGCCCACTGCGTGGTGACCCTCGCGCCGTCGACGACGTTGCGTTGGACCCAGGCATCGGCGTCCTCAATCTGCTGCATCTTCTCCAGCAGAGCGTTCATCCCCAAGGGGGCGGAATCGCTCGCCTCGGAAGCAAGCTGATGGCATGTCAAGGCCTCGTCTGTCATACCGCGTCTGGTCAGCAGCAGGACTGCCCATCCCAGAGAGAGAAGGTCACCGGCTTCGGCGCCGCGCTGGTACCACGCGACCGCTTCTTCCTCCCGGTCGGCCATTCGCAGGATGTCGGCCGTCGGTCTCAGAGCACGGGTGTCGCCGGCCTCGACGGCGCCCCGGTGCAGGCGCATGGCGATGCGGAGAAGACCACGGGCGTGGGCCGCGCGGGCGAGTGATGCATGGCCCGCCGGAGTGCCGTGGTCAATCAGGGCGTCCCACGTGTGAGCCGGAACTGGAACGACGAGAGCGTCGCGGGCTCCGGGAGCCGGAGGAACGGTGCCGCTATGCCGGCCGTGTTGTTCGAGGTAGTCGGCGAGACGGTAGTGGGGTTGCGCGAAGGTGGGTTGGCCGCGTCGTGGCCGGATACGGGTCAGCGGGCCGCGGGTGCCACGCACCGGGCAGACAACATAGGCGAGGGCCCGTTCGAGCCAGTCGTCCTCCAGCAGGTCCCACTGCGTGTCGGTGAGATAGCCCTCGGCGGCGGCCTCCAGCAGAGCCAGGGGCAGGGCGAGGCCGTGACCAAGGCTGCGCACGTCCATCGCGGCCTCGATCAACGCCTTGGCACCTGGGGATGCGTTGTTGTAGCGCTCGATCAGGGCGGGGACGCCGGCCAGATACTGGGTGACCTGCCCCTGCTCCGCGTGCTGAAGAGCTTCGGCCAGACGAGGGTCAGTGGCGGCGGCCTGTGCAGTCGTGAGTTCCTCAACGCTGAAGGCCTCTGGGACGGCCATGCTCTTGTTCGTGACCAGCTGGCGGGCCTGCACGTACGGGTCCGGTGGTACGGGCCCAGTCCTGGGGACATCGGTGAGCGTGTCCCAGTGCTCGGGCCAGGTAGTGCCCAGGATCAGCACCGGGCCGCGTGCGGGGTCGTTCAGCAGCTCGCGGAGGCCGGAGGCGACCTGCGCACTGTGGTCACGGTCAAGAAGGTAGTGCTGGGCATCGTTGAGCCACACCACGGTCCGCGGCGCCACCAGGTCCAGGTTCCTGATCACGGCTGTCGGCTGATCGGGCTCGATCGGATGCCACAACCGCCATCCGTCCGGCAGGTTCTTGACCGCTTCCCAGCAGGCCCGGGTCTTACCCGTGGAAGACCCGCCGACCAGTACTGCGATGCCGCTCTGCCCATTCGCGGCGGCGGCCACAAGCGAGCCCAGCCGAGTGTCGAACTCACGTCTGACGTAGGCCGGTAACGCGCTGATCCTGCCGACTGCAGCGCCGCCGTCGAGGGCTGGGTGCACCTCCAGGTCGTTCAGAACGAGCCGATCGTCGAACTCGGCAATCGGTCGGCCGACGTAGCGGCCTTCCGCCCGGAAACCAGGTGGCAAGGCGGCGACGGACTGAGGCGCCCTGGCCTGTTCCCACCGCCTCTTCCACAGTTCCTTCGTGCTCACCCACTGCCCTGTCGCTTTGGCGCGGTCCGGCCCGGTGAGGGTGTCGGGTCGAGGTACCCCGGACCATTCCAGCAGGACCTCGACCAGGGTCCACAGGGTCTTGAAGTCCTTGGCCGGGGTGCCCCTTTCGAACCAGCCGCCGACGGTAGTGGGTGAGAGGGCCTGCTGGAGCCGACGGCCGGCTTCGGCGATGGCGTCCGTGCGGTCCCGGCCCTGAAGCGCGCTGGCCTCCAGCTTGCGCAGCTCCGAACGCAAGATCTCTCGTTCGGTACTCAGATCCGTGCTCTCGATCACCGCACACCCTCCCCGGTCCCGCGGATCTGTCGGATCCGTCCGGCGGTCGGCTCAACACCCCTGTGAACTGGGCCTTTGATGCTGGTATCCGCCCGGTCCGGTAAGGCTTCAGCGCTGCGGGGCGGTCGGCTGTGATGTTCCTCGTGCGGCCCATCCGGTGGCTGCACGAAGGGAGGGAATGCCATGAACATCGCCGCCTGGGCCACCCTGGTGCCCGTCGCCGTCGCGCTAGTCGCCGCTGCCGCGGCTGTGCTGATCGTCATCGTCGTGGTGAAGGGCACCGCCTCGCGTGACCGCGCCACAGTGCTGAAGGCTGTCGCCGAAGTGATCCGGGCCGTACGCGGCAGCCGTAGGTGACTGCCCATCAGCCCCGTCACCGGGCGCCCCCTCCAGGTGGGGCGGTGGTGGCGAGCCTCGTCGCACCCCGCTTGACCGCCACGAGCTCCACCTCGTCATCGAGCACCGTCCAGTGCTCAACTAGCTCACGCATCCCCACCGACAGTCGCCCCACGAACACGCATACTGCCGGACAGCCCAGGTCAACGCCGCCGAAAGCGACAAATGATCAACGGCATTTGTGCGGCTCGTGACACGTTCGTTAACGACGCCCGTAGGCCCGCTGCCGGGTCTGTCGGCGTACTCGTTGAAGTGATCAGGTAGGTACGGATGAACGTGCTCAGCTTGGTGGCTGCCAAGACGTCGGTCTCGTGGTGAGAAACCTTGAGTCAGGGGGGCTCCTTGCCGTTTGGGCCGGAGCAAATAGATGATCGGCTCATGGCCATGGTCAGAGGTGCCTGCGATGACATCCCGTTGACCACGCTCTTCCCCCGCCTTTCACCTGCTGACGCGGAATCCCTGAAGCATGCGGCCCGTGGCGTTGATGCGGCTCGCGCCGGCGAAGACAAGGCGGAGTGGGAGTGGGCACTGGATCATGTGGCCTTCCCCGGCCCTCAGCCGTGGACGCCCATCATCCTCGGCCTGGATGTCATTGAGCATGCGGACAGGGGCGATCAGCTGGAGTTCCTGCTTCAGGTGGTGTGGACAGACCTGGGCCAGCTCGCGGTCGACGCAGCGGTGAACGTGGCCTGCTGGTGCGACACCGATCACGCCGGCCATGACGTCGACGCCCTCACGCTTGTTGTCGGTGGGGAGACCTCACTGCCCCGCGCCTTCCAAACAGGCGCTGAGCGTCTGATCGGATGGTTGGCCGACCCTCGCGAC of the Streptomyces sp. NBC_00287 genome contains:
- a CDS encoding YybH family protein, with amino-acid sequence MTDRTSLESELALFMGEYELANNSHDIERVVPFIAEDATYWFSDGSYRGIGEIRSAIEKTFAKILDEVYEVRDLEWPVLTTDVAVCRYRFAWTGVVDGALRSGQGRGTNLIVRQDGGWKMLHEHLSS
- a CDS encoding IS110 family transposase; translated protein: MFERTYAGLDVHARSVVGAAIDGVSGEIRSLRLAPETDAVVAWAASLPGPVAAAYEAGPTGFGLARALLAAGVRCVVVAPSKVERPPGDRVKTDRRDAERLARLLRIGELPAVRVPTEAEEAARDLVRAREDVRGDLMRARHRLSKLLLRHGLVWQGSAWTQEHECWLRSLSFDRLGVQLAFDEAFDAVLNTHARRGRLDGAIEQMAAVSPFAPVVGRLGCLRGVSTLTAFGLAVEVGDWHRFTGATIGSYLGLVPSEASSGQRRAQGPITKTGNSHARRLLVEASWHHRKRYRLGRELMRRQAGQPPAVRDRAERGNRRLNQRWKRFDARDKRPTIAAVAVARELAGWCWSLAVMDEPS